TTCACAGGCCAAACCTTCCCTCCACCCTGACCAAACAACTTATCACTAACATAACTAGACCTACCAGAAACATCATCCACCAACCCTCCAAACTTAACATCCACCAGAGGGACAAGCCCACCAAAAAGCAtgataaacaaaaacaaacccAACAAACTAATGCTGGCAACCTTCTTAGTTTTCACCTCAGTCTTCTTACCATCAGACTTCTTACCCTCAGACTTTTTACTCTTGTTGGCTGCTGCAGCTGGTTGCTGAGGCTTCAATCTGGGAATGGGAACCAAAGGAACATGAGAGCCTTGAGGTTTGACAACATAAGGAGCACATGGCATCCAAGGATAACCCATGGGTGGCATTGGAGGGTGAGGGTACATCCCTGAAGCAcctggtggaggaggaggagcacaCATCACACCAGCACCCAATTGCTGCCTAAGGGTAGCATTCTCAGCCATGACAAACGAAATCTTGCTACTCAAATCAGTAATTGTGGAATGCATTGACCTCaccttctcctcaagctcctcCACATAATGCTTCTTCCTCTGCCTAGAAAGCTGAGCACTCTCCCTATTCCTCATCAACCTGGCCTTCCTCTTCTCGTCATCatcctcaccaccaccacattcagattgctgctgctgctgctgtagTTGTTGGGTCTTGTTCTCTGATAAGGAGCATGATTTCCTGTATTTGACAGCCCCTCCTTCACTCTGCTCTTTCTTCCTCTTCAAATCACAACCCTTACCATTCACCTCCAATTTCACACCATCATCCAGAACTGCATGAGGGACATGAGAGGATGAAATGTCCCTCTCGTCATGCCCAGAATCCGATGACAACGGAGAGTTCATCACTTCATACACACCCGATCCACCATTCCCAGAACCCTGAGACGAAACCGGTCCATCAGATAATTCCTCCAGCAAAGGGAAGCTCGAAGGTTTGAGATCAGCCGATTCCGATTCCTGAGAATTGAGAAACCCAGACACGCCGGAGCTTCCGGATTCCGGCGAATCGGAAGCGGGGGCGGCGGCATCGGGGAGGAGGAAATCGTCGGCTTCAGAGGGAACACAGAGATCGTCAAACGTGATGTCGAAGTCGCCATATTCGGCGAATTCCATGGCAAAAGTGTCGAGGTCGGAAGGGATGGCGTCGTTGATGGGGAAGAGAGAGTCCATGGTGGGGATAGGGAGGTTGTGGAAGTCGGCGGAGAAGTCGTCGAAGGAGAGATCGGACGACGGTGGCTCCGGCGGTGGTGCGGCGGGGCCTGACATGGATTGATTGAATGAATGTGAGGGTTTTGGAGAGAAGGAAGGAAGGTTTCAACGATGATCAGGGTTTCTGAGATTTCGTTTCTTTCGTTTTGCTTGTTCGTTATTTTAAGTCGTGCGCGTGGGATCACGTGCCAGGGAACGAGGTAATATATTATAAACTATGAGTAGTTTCTGTGGATTACAGATCCACGCGCTGCTTCGAAGATGTCTGACACATGCGTGATATAATAATTTTCCCTGGATAAGGTTCAGGTTCAGGTTCAGGTTCACGTTCTGGTTCGTTGAAGAAAATTAATGTCTTCAgttttcactttttttctttttcattattaaattatttttttctatctATATCTGGATGTCTaaatatagtaaaatataatCTTGAGTTGTGCGTTAATGATAAtatactaattagtaattaatgaCTATTTCTATAAGCTTTccttttcaacaaaaaaatatgACTCTTTCTATAATTAATTAGATTAACTATTAATTGTTAGACTTCTGAAtttttgtatatatttataattaaaatattaaatattcaaattagtcaaaataTTATTATCAATTACACTGagaaaaaatgtaaaaataacaaacaaaaaaagtacattatgagtttatttacTGTGCACTCATTGTCATCCCATTAAAATctaccaattttttttaaataaaggaTCTATATCTAAAAAAGGCTTGAGGACATACCCTTAAGAAATAAGAGAAAGCGAAATTACACCAACAAAACGAGGTTAATCAATGAGACTCTCAAAGGAAAAtcccaaaaagaagaaaaacccATAAGAAGAGGTTGAAAATCTTTATGAAAACCGCACACAGGTACcgaatttgatgatagcccGCCATTAATGAACATACAGAGAAGCATCTCCTTGTACCGTCGTGACCTCCGCCAAGCCCACTGTCATCATCACCCTCGTGCTCTTTGTTGTCTGCATCGTCTTCATCGTTGATGGCACCACAACTAGCTGACAAGCCACTCTGGAACGAGGTATCCTCAACATGGGCTCCAGAAAACCTAGCTGAAGGTTTCAAGTGAATATGTTATAAAGGAGAAGAGATCGCGTTGAGGCACAGGGTCGGAGTAAAGGAGATAGTGTTTCGGGTAGTGCCTGGAATAATGTTTGGTATTGCCAAGAGCGACCATTTTAGAGCCCTGTAAATTATGATTAAGTGGCGCAAGTCATCATCATTTGTGCATTGACATTGTAAATTAGTGTTGGCACCAACACTAATATAATCGTTTGTATAAGCTGAGTCTAAATAGCGTCGACCTACCACCAACTTTAGCATTTACGAGTTTGTGTCAGTTGACGTCTCCAACAGGTTTGATTCGGCTCAGAGTCGGCTCCACCGACACAACCTGTTAGCGTTGGCTACTTAACCAACTCTACGCGTTAGCTTCTACCCTTTTAATGTATGTCTCGACATCGACGCTAAATTGGTTTTAGCGTTGATTTTTCGCTAGTTAACGTCAGTTTTTTGTCGACGCTATTTCGTGTTTTCCTTACCGTGTTTGTATGTTGAATAAAAACTCTCTTCCCAAAAGTTATGTACTCAAAGTTCAAGTGTTCGTGTGTGGTCGCTcgtgttagaaataataatataaagattttttaataattacgACCCTTATTTAACATCTTAAGTTTTTTTGAATAATTAGTTGTTTGATAGTTTACTCATCTCCTTCTAACTCTTCAAAGTTCTTTCCCATTCAATTACTGTTACTTTTCAATGGTTAAAATTCGTTTGATAAATGAAGGAAATAGTGAAAACAATAATAGTGATTGTCCATTAGAGACTCATCTTGGACCTCCACCTGCATGGCATAATCATCAGAGGGTCTAAACAATCTATACAACTGATACAAGTTTATCATTCTcatcttcaaagttcaaaccataTAATTATCCTATTTCTTTTAATCAAAACCACGTGTGCTAAGTTTGAGACTTTCTTAAGAAAACGAAAAATCTGACATCTATGACCTAAATTAACACCCTCTTATAGCAGTAGTTTACAAAATGAATTTGTTCTGTTTAAAAAAAGTGGGCTAGCTGTTGCTTATTTGCGCGTATAAAGAGCGCGAGTGGAATTTGTGGGAAGGTGTTTTATGCAATGCAATGTGTCAAGGAGTAGCATGACACGTTTTCTTTCCTACTTGCCACGACTAGGTCTTTTTTCCTCTCAcagaattaattaaatattgaaAAAGAGTGCGTCTGGAAACTTCGTAGTGAGTGTATGATGAGATAGTGGTCTAAACCTAACAACAAACAAAAACAGTAGTTGCGTTTCCGCTAAGTTCTGTTATTATAACTACCATGAGGTGCGCTCCACGCTGTCAATCTcacctttttctctttcttaagTTCATGGGCTGACTTGGAGGCCCATCCCAAATATAATTAGATCTTCTTAGGCCCATTTAGTTGTTGCCTGAGTTGGATTATGCGGTTTGGTTTTGAATTTAATGTTATGTTATGTCTCATAATAATCATGAAATAGGGCTGCTCCAAAAATTTCTTGAAGAGatgatttattttttagtttttcaagGTATCCCTCTAAATCCAGCGGCCGGGACCGTGAGATTCTAAGAGGATTGAACCACAAACGAGATGATTAATAAACTCAGTTATCTACCAGTTATGTTAAACTTTATTAGTGAATGAGAGTACTGATACACATTTCTAGCAATATCATTTAGATGTACATTTTTGTGGTGATGTAAAGTTAAAAATGACCGCAAAGACATACGTCTCAAGAGGACCGCCTTTTTTGTCactcatttttattgaaaagttgtgttctgtgtgaTAAAAGTTGGATGGCATGTAAGGAAATTTATACCAACATAAATAGGTAGAATCTATGTATTGAAACTTTATTTCATGCTTATGGTTACTGCCTTGGATTCCTTAAATCATATCGTAGAATGAAGTCTCTATAGGATTAGGGGTAGAAACCGTTAGCCAGCTATGAATGTTGACAAAATCTTACTGCTCGAGTATGTTGAGCTTGCTGACATTGATGGTGTCGTGTAAAATAACAATGGTGAGATGAGGCAAAGGGACATAATTCACAACCATGCACTAGCTGAGACTTGTTTGGAATCTTCTTGTCATTTGAGCTCTCAAACAATTCTCTAGCATTTTTGTCCCCAACGCAAACGTATGTATGATAAAATTTGGTAATGGCAAGTGGATGTGATTTGATAACCTATAAGGAACACAACACTACGAAGTGAATTTGTGGAAACAGAACAACAATCAAAATCACGTGAGCAAACATGTTGTTTTCAAATTCTCTCCATACAGAAAACAtttcttaaaatttattttacaaagtgtaaatataaaaagaatcaAAACACCTATAGTTTATAACGATTTTTGACATTTACAAAAAAAAGAGGCATGAGCGCTGCAAGTTCTGGAGGCGTGGCTTTCCGACAGCCACCGGTTGGTGGGGTTCCGGTATCCTTCCGTGACAAGCTTCTAGGTGGGAAGATGGCGGCTCCAGCAAAAGAGACGGTGAACTTGATAGACCAAGGGAAGATGAGGATTGAACTGGTGGATGGAAATCGTATGCTTCCACAGGTGATCACGGACGCTGAGGTTATCAAGGAAATGTGCTCACCTTGGCAGGAGGCTCTGGTGGTGTCGTTGCTGGGTAAGAGGCTTGGGTACAAGACTATGAAGGCTCGGTTGTCATCAACATGGAGGTTATCTGGCGATTTTGATCTTTTGGATGTGGATAATGGGTTTTATATGGTGAAATTTGATATTGCTGCGGATCGGGCCAAGGTGATGGAGGGGGACCTTGGATGGTTTTCGACCATTACCTGGCGGTGGCTACCTGGAATAAGGACTTCCTCTCGCCACATGCAAAGGTCTCAAAGACACTGGCATGGATTAGGATTCCTGGACTTAATGTCGTGTTTTACGACGAGAGCTACTTGTTAGGGGTGGCATCGGCGATAGGAAAACCAGTTAGAGTGGACACAAACACTCTCAGAGCCGAACGGGGGAAGTTTGCCCGGATTTGCATTGAGCTAGATCTCACGCTGCCTGTGATTGGTAAAATTTGTATTGAAGGGCATTGGCACAAGATTGAGTATGAGGGGCTCCATATTATATGTTCCAATTGTGGTTGTTATGGACATTGGAAGAAGGAGTGCTCAGCGGCTCCTCTGGTTTTCATGCCGGCCCAGGTGGCGGCGCCGTCACAACCTCAGGGGAACTTGCCGCAAACCCTACCTGCTCCAGGGTCAGGTACGTTGTCTGAGGAAAGAGAGGGAGGAATTGCTATGATTCCGGAAACTGACATAATCATGACGGCGGAAGTTGAGGGGAATATTCCAAGCTGCTTAATGGTGGATGACGCAATAAGTGTGCAAAAATCAGCGCTCCCCAATGGTGGGGGGGACGGAATTCTGGGAGAATGGATGGTAGTTACAAGGAAAAAACGGATCCCAAAGAATCAGGAGTGGCCAATTAATATGAAAGATGGGAAAgacagaaagaaagagaaacaaaacCAGAAGGTGCGGGCCCCATTTCTGAATACTAGACAAAGTGGCTTTGATAGTTCACAAGCTAGCAAGGGGTGAGAACACGTGCAACAAAAAGGAGACCATGTGGGGCCGGCTCATGTTAAGGTGGCCGTGCAACAATTGGAGGAAAAGTTTAATGATAAAGTGTGGATCAAAAAGAGAAAGGAGGGACCCACGTTGGAAAATAAAAGTAATTCTAAAGCCCTAGACTTGAAATTTGTGGGGCCTACTAGTGCTTTTCATGTGGGAACCAATGGGAATTCTGCGGACGATGGGAAAAACGTTGGTGCCAAGGTCCGTGAGTATTTGAAGACTACTGGATCTAACGTTCACATGACAGGGGAGTCTTCATCCTTCTTGGCTAGTGCTCCTCAGGTAGTCATCTTCCAGGCTGGGGTTCAGGGTATGGAGGAGAGTACAATGCCTCCTGACTTGCACCGTCCAGAGGATCAAGCTATAGGAGACTCAAAGATGGCTCTAGACAGGGAGCAGGGTATCGTGACTGACTTGAGTGTGGCTTCAAGTTAGGATTCAGCTGTGGGTTACCTCTCTCTTGAATTAGTTTTTAATGAATGTACAAACTGATTTTTCTGTTTTGAGTTGGAATGTTCGCGGTGCGGCGAATGCGGTATCTAAGCGTCACATGAGAGAGATGGTGATGAAGCATAAACCAGAGATTTGTTTTATTCTTGAGACCCATGTCCAGTTTAGTAGGCTGGAAAATTTTTGGTTAAAGCAAGGTTACAGTGTTGTGGGAGTGGAGGAAGCCCAGGGGCAAGCAGGAGGAATTTGGGCTCTTGCTCGTAATGATGTTAGAGGGAATGTTTCAGTGGTTGCGTCCCATCGTCAGATTATTACTCTTAACATTACTTCTGGTCCTCTCCTTTGGAAGTGCTCTGGTGTGTATGCCAGCCCAATTCCAGGTAATAGGCGCTTTATGTGGGATCATATGCGAGCCTTGGCTGGGAGTTTCTCAGAACCTTGGGTTATCCTGGGAGATTTTAATGATATAGCTCTTTCCACTGAGCAACGAGGGGGATTGTTCTCTCCCTCGCGTGCCCGCACTTTTGTGGATAATATGAATAGTTGTGGTTTGCTGGATCTTGGTTCCACAGGGTTGCAGTTCACCTGGTTTAGAAATAGTGTTGGAAGACCCCCTGTTCAGAAGAGACTCGATCGAGCTCTTGCATCCCTCTCTTGGCGCACGAGTTTCCCGGAAGGTGGGGTCGAGGTCCTATCCAGGTTGCATTCTGATCATAGCCCTTTACTTCTGCGGTGTGGCAAAAAAGTGGAGAACCGTGGCCAGAGACCTTTTCGTTTTGAAGCGGCTTGGACCATGCATCCTCTCTACAAGTCTGTTGTCCATGATGCGTGGAGCAAGGGCAGCCCGAACATACAGGAAGCTTTGTATGAGGTTAGAAGGGATTCCCTAGAATTTAATAGAAAAACTTTTGGGAACATTTTTAGGAGGAAAAGGCATGTGGAAAACTGTATCGCTTCTATCCAGCAACGTCTTGAGCATGTAGATTCTGTGGCTCTCCACCTTCAGCATGAGAAGCTAAGGAAGGAGCTTAGTGATATCTTAGCGCAGGAAGAGATGCTTTGGTTCCAGAAATCCAGGGAGAAATGGGTAAAATTTGGTGACAGGAATACCAAATTTTTTCATGCTCAAACCGTCATT
This is a stretch of genomic DNA from Lotus japonicus ecotype B-129 chromosome 1, LjGifu_v1.2. It encodes these proteins:
- the LOC130730040 gene encoding bZIP transcription factor 17, encoding MSGPAAPPPEPPSSDLSFDDFSADFHNLPIPTMDSLFPINDAIPSDLDTFAMEFAEYGDFDITFDDLCVPSEADDFLLPDAAAPASDSPESGSSGVSGFLNSQESESADLKPSSFPLLEELSDGPVSSQGSGNGGSGVYEVMNSPLSSDSGHDERDISSSHVPHAVLDDGVKLEVNGKGCDLKRKKEQSEGGAVKYRKSCSLSENKTQQLQQQQQQSECGGGEDDDEKRKARLMRNRESAQLSRQRKKHYVEELEEKVRSMHSTITDLSSKISFVMAENATLRQQLGAGVMCAPPPPPGASGMYPHPPMPPMGYPWMPCAPYVVKPQGSHVPLVPIPRLKPQQPAAAANKSKKSEGKKSDGKKTEVKTKKVASISLLGLFLFIMLFGGLVPLVDVKFGGLVDDVSGRSSYVSDKLFGQGGGKVWPVNGGHRNGSERDEKVEFSNGRFWNQHEGDRKLVEETNECKNPSGFVHRDNGSEPLTASLYVPRNDKLVKIDGNLIIHSIMATEKTMASQTAQAKKEKSETGLAIPKDWDSALAIPEVGRNRGQHPHVYRVPSAKRRALGSGSTQTLKDHMKSSATDGKMQQWFREGLAGPMLSSGMCTEVFQFDVSPAPGAIVPATSVANISTEKRQNATSVNKSRNRRILHGPSDPLPGSSLNLTEDHVRNSQKDHLHGNKSSMVVSVLFDPKEAGDAHVDGMMAPKSLSRIFVVVLMDSVKYVTYSCGLPRASPPLW